The Impatiens glandulifera chromosome 8, dImpGla2.1, whole genome shotgun sequence genome includes a window with the following:
- the LOC124912862 gene encoding probable inorganic phosphate transporter 1-3 → MAPTNVEHQQKLQVLDALDKAKTQLYHFTAIIIAGMGFFTDAYDLFSISIVTKLMGRIYYYVPGSPKPGTLPPSVGASVVGVALVGTLLGQLFFGWLGDKMGRKKVYGVTLILMVVCSLASGLSFGSSPKGVMTTLCFFRFWLGFGIGGDYPLSATIMSEYANKKTRGAFIAAVFAMQGFGILFSGIVSLIVSASFDHAFPSPTYAVSPLASTRPESDYIWRIILMFGALPAGITFYWRIKMPETARYTALVAHNAKQAAEDMKKVLNTEIVAEEAKVDEIMNDKSNNFGLFSKQFLRRHGLHLLGTTSTWFLLDIAFYSQNLFQKDVFTAIGWIPKAATMNAIHEVYRIARAQSLIALCSTVPGYWFTVLFIDVIGRYAIQLIGFFFMTVFMFALAFPYHHWTLPENRIGFVVMYSLTFFFANFGPNATTFVVPAEIFPARLRSTCHGISAAAGKAGAIVGAYGFLYAAQNKDKTKADAGYPAGIGVKNSLIILGVINALGFVLTLFCVPEPNGKSLEEMSRENEDDESLQIEIEANSGKTLAKHLPPHYVSSQTIIELPSPTIKIECS, encoded by the exons ATGGCTCCTACAAACGTAGAGCATCAGCAGAAGCTTCAAGTGCTTGATGCACTTGACAAAGCAAAAACTCAGCTTTACCATTTCACTGCCATCATAATTGCTGGCATGGGTTTCTTCACAGATGCCTATGATCTTTTCAGCATTTCCATAGTAACAAAGCTTATGGGTCGGATCTATTATTACGTACCAGGTTCCCCCAAGCCCGGGACTCTCCCGCCCTCGGTCGGCGCCTCTGTGGTTGGTGTTGCCTTGGTCGGAACCCTATTGGGCCAGCTCTTCTTTGGTTGGCTCGGAGACAAAATGGGTCGTAAGAAGGTTTATGGTGTGACTCTTATTCTCATGGTGGTTTGTTCCCTGGCCTCGGGGCTTTCATTCGGGAGCTCCCCCAAGGGAGTGATGACCACCCTCTGTTTCTTCAGGTTCTGGCTAGGATTTGGCATCGGTGGGGACTATCCTCTATCCGCCACCATCATGTCCGAGTATGCCAACAAGAAGACTCGCGGGGCGTTCATCGCGGCCGTGTTTGCCATGCAAGGGTTCGGGATCTTGTTCAGTGGGATTGTTTCTCTCATTGTCTCTGCTTCCTTCGATCATGCCTTTCCATCCCCGACTTATGCAGTCAGCCCACTCGCCTCAACAAGGCCCGAGTCGGACTACATCTGGAGGATAATACTAATGTTCGGCGCACTCCCCGCCGGGATAACATTCTACTGGAGGATCAAGATGCCCGAAACTGCCCGTTACACTGCCCTGGTGGCTCATAATGCTAAACAGGCGGCCGAGGACATGAAAAAGGTGTTGAACACCGAAATTGTAGCTGAGGAGGCGAAGGTTGATgaaattatgaatgataaatCCAATAACTTCGGACTCTTCTCCAAGCAATTCCTCCGCCGTCACGGTCTCCACCTCCTCGGAACCACTTCCACATGGTTCTTGCTCGACATTGCCTTCTACAGTCAAAACCTTTTCCAAAAGGACGTTTTCACCGCCATTGGTTGGATTCCAAAGGCTGCAACCATGAACGCCATCCACGAGGTGTATCGCATTGCCAGGGCCCAATCCCTTATCGCTCTTTGTAGCACGGTCCCTGGATATTGGTTCACTGTACTTTTCATAGATGTGATCGGGAGGTACGCCATTCAGTTGATTGGTTTCTTCTTCATGACGGTTTTCATGTTCGCTCTTGCTTTCCCATATCACCATTGGACTTTGCCAGAAAATAGAATTGGTTTTGTGGTGATGTATTCCTTAACTTTCTTCTTTGCCAATTTTGGTCCCAATGCCACCACCTTCGTGGTCCCCGCCGAGATCTTCCCCGCTCGGCTCAGATCCACATGTCATGGTATATCAGCGGCCGCAGGGAAGGCTGGCGCTATCGTGGGGGCGTACGGGTTCCTTTACGCAGCTCAGAACAAGGACAAGACCAAGGCCGACGCAGGGTACCCTGCCGGTATCGGCGTGAAGAATTCTCTCATCATTTTAGGTGTAATAAACGCGCTTGGATTCGTTCTCACATTGTTTTGCGTGCCTGAGCCGAACGGTAAGTCTCTTGAGGAAATGTCGCGTGAAAATGAAGA CGATGaatctctacaaatagaaaTAGAAGCAAACTCAGGGAAAACCCTCGCCAAACATTTACCACCACACTATGTGTCGTCCCAAACAATAATCGAACTTCCATCACccacaataaaaattgaatgcTCCTGA
- the LOC124912863 gene encoding probable inorganic phosphate transporter 1-3, with protein sequence MAKAEHEQKLQVLDALDKAKTQLYHFTAIVIAGMGFFTDAYDLFSISLVTKLMGRIYYYVPGSPKPGTLPPAVSSSVTGVALVGTLVGQLFFGWLGDKLGRKKVYGITLILMVVCSLASGLSFGSSPKGVMTTLCFFRFWLGFGIGGDYPLSATIMSEYANKKTRGAFIAAVFAMQGFGILFSGIVSLIVSASFDRAFPSPTYAVSPLASTRPESDYIWRIILMFGALPAGITFYWRIKMPETARYTALVAHNAKQAAEDMKRVLNTEIVAEEEKVQQIMNDSSNNFGLFTKQFLRRHGLHLLGTTSTWFLLDIAFYSQNLFQKDIFSAIGWIPKAATMNAIQEVYRIARAQTLIALCSTVPGYWFTVALIDVIGRFTIQLIGFFFMTVFMFALAFPYNHWTLPENRIGFVVMYSLTFFFANFGPNATTFVVPAEIFPARLRSTCHGISAAAGKAGAIVGVYGFLYAAQSKDKTKTDAGYQPGIGVKNSLIILGVINALGFVLTLLCVPEPNGKSLEEMSRENEVEITSNTKVTVTV encoded by the coding sequence ATGGCGAAAGCAGAGCATGAACAGAAGCTTCAAGTGCTTGATGCACTTGACAAGGCAAAAACTCAGCTCTACCATTTCACGGCCATCGTGATTGCTGGAATGGGCTTCTTCACAGATGCCTACGATCTCTTCAGCATCTCCTTGGTCACTAAGCTTATGGGTCGGATCTATTATTACGTACCGGGTTCCCCCAAGCCCGGGACTCTCCCACCCGCAGTCTCATCCTCCGTCACCGGTGTGGCCCTCGTCGGAACCCTAGTTGGCCAGCTCTTCTTCGGTTGGCTCGGAGACAAGTTGGGTCGTAAGAAGGTGTACGGTATCACGCTTATTCTCATGGTTGTCTGTTCCCTGGCCTCGGGGCTTTCATTCGGGAGCTCCCCCAAGGGAGTGATGACCACCCTCTGTTTCTTCAGGTTCTGGCTAGGCTTTGGCATCGGCGGGGACTATCCTCTCTCCGCCACCATCATGTCCGAGTACGCCAACAAGAAGACTCGCGGGGCGTTCATAGCCGCCGTGTTTGCCATGCAAGGGTTCGGGATCTTGTTCAGCGGGATTGTTTCTCTCATTGTCTCTGCTTCCTTCGATCGTGCCTTTCCATCCCCGACTTATGCAGTCAGCCCACTCGCCTCAACAAGGCCCGAGTCGGACTACATCTGGAGGATAATACTAATGTTCGGCGCACTCCCCGCCGGGATAACATTCTACTGGAGGATCAAGATGCCCGAAACTGCGCGTTACACGGCCCTGGTGGCTCATAATGCTAAACAGGCGGCTGAGGACATGAAGAGGGTGTTGAACACCGAGATTGTAGCCGAGGAGGAGAAGGTTCAACAGATCATGAACGATTCGTCCAATAACTTTGGACTCTTCACCAAGCAATTCCTTCGCCGTCACGGCCTCCACCTTCTAGGAACCACCTCCACTTGGTTCCTGCTCGACATTGCCTTCTACAGCCAGAACCTCTTCCAAAAGGACATCTTCAGCGCCATCGGTTGGATTCCCAAGGCGGCCACCATGAATGCCATCCAAGAGGTGTATCGTATCGCCAGGGCCCAGACCCTAATCGCGCTTTGTAGCACGGTCCCGGGCTATTGGTTCACCGTAGCTTTGATAGATGTGATCGGGAGGTTCACCATTCAGTTGATTGGTTTCTTCTTCATGACCGTCTTCATGTTTGCTCTCGCGTTCCCATATAACCATTGGACGTTGCCAGAAAATAGAATTGGTTTTGTGGTGATGTATTCGTTGACCTTCTTTTTCGCCAATTTCGGGCCCAACGCGACCACCTTCGTGGTCCCCGCCGAGATCTTCCCGGCCCGATTGAGATCCACTTGTCACGGTATATCGGCGGCAGCAGGGAAGGCCGGAGCTATCGTGGGGGTTTACGGATTCTTGTACGCGGCGCAGTCAAAGGACAAGACCAAGACCGACGCAGGGTACCAACCGGGCATCGGCGTGAAGAATTCTCTCATCATTTTAGGTGTAATAAACGCTCTTGGATTCGTTCTCACTCTCTTGTGCGTGCCTGAACCCAACGGTAAGTCTCTGGAGGAAATGTCCCGTGAAAACGAAGTTGAAATTACAAGCAACACAAAAGTAACTGTGACTGTTTGA